TGAGCACCGGCCATTTGAATCGGCCGGGCAGCGGTTGCCCCCTGCCCTCGTTGACTTCCGAGATCGCTCGGCAGCCGGCGAAGGTTCGCAGGGCGTTTACGGAAGCCATGCGATTGCGGCTGGCGGAATTGTCGCGCGCCGCGCCGGGCGACACCGAGGAGATTCGCAGCGAGCGAGCGATCGCGACGTTGGCAAGCGTGATGGGAGCCGTGACGCTGGCTCGCGCCCTCGATGATCCGTCACTAGGCGATCGGATTCTACGGACCGTGCGGGGCGCGGTTCTTGCGCAACTCGGTCTGCCGCAAGAAACACCGCAAGAAACGCCGCAGATAAAGCCGCAGATAAAGCCGCAGGAGGAATCGGCGGCGAGCGGCGACCTGGCTGACGGTGCCGGCTCACAGGCTGGTCCGGCGCGGAAGAAACGAAAGCCGTCGCGACGGTCGCCGGCTGCGACCGAATAAACGAAGCACCGCAGAGCCCGCGGCACACGCTTACAGGCGATGGCTTGGCGCACGGCTCGATTTGCGGAAGCGTTTTTCAGAAAGCGGATTGCCATGTGGATCGTTCGACTTGCACTGCGGCGGCCGTACACGTTTGTCGTGATGGCAATGTTGATTGCCATCCTCGGCGTGGTGACGATCGTTCGCATGCCGACCGATATTTTCCCAGAAATCCAGATTCCCGTGATCTCGGTGATCTGGAACTATACCGGCATCTCGCCCGACGATATGGAAACGCGCATCGTCGGCAGCTTCGAGCGGATCGTCGTTTCCACCGTGAGCGGGATCGAGCACATCGAAAGCCAGTCGCTCAACGGCGTTGCCGTGGTCAAGATTTTCTTGCAGCCCGGCGCGGATATCGACGGGGCGATTTCGCAAACCACTTCGAGCGCCGAAGCGGCGCTGAAGACGATGCCGCCCGGCATCTTTCCACCGCTGGTTTTGAAATACAGCGCTTCGAATGTGCCGATTCTGCAAGTCTCGCTTGGGAGCGATAGCCTCTCGGAACAGCAATTGTTCGATCTGGCCACGAACAGTCTTCGTCCCGGCATGGCCACCGTGCCCGGGGCTCAGATTCCGTATCCCTACGGCGGCAAAGTGCGGCAGATCATGGTCGATATCGACCCGGAAAAGCTGGTCGCTTTCAACGTCTCCGCCGCCGATGTGTCGAATGCGATCAACGCTCAAAACCTGATCCTGCCGGCAGGCACCGCGAAGATCGGGCAACAGGAATACAACGTGCGGCTCAACAGCAGCCCGACCGCGGTTGCCGCCATCGGCGATTTGCCGATCAAGACCATCGGCCTGCGGACGATCTATATCCGCGACGTGGCCCACGTGCGCGACGGTTTCACGCCGCAAACCAATGTGGTGCACGTCGATGGCCACCGCGGCGTGTTGCAGCCGATCTTGAAGTCGGGCGCTTCGACGCTCGACATCGTCAGCGGCGTGAAGGCACGGCTGCCGTCGCTCTTGAAGACGATGCCCGAATCGCTCAAGGTGTCGCTCCTGGGCGATCAATCGATTTTCGTCCGCGCGGCGGTGAACGGCGTGATCAAGGAGGCTGCCATCGCGGCCGGGCTGACGGGGTTGATGATCCTGCTGTTTCTCGGCTCGTGGCGAAGCACGCTGATCGTGGTGATTTCGATTCCGCTGTCGATCTTGGTGTCGATCATCGTGCTCAGTTTTCTGGGGCACACGCTCAACGTGATGACCCTCGGCGGAATGGCGCTGGCGGTGGGAATTCTGGTCGACGACGCCACGGTCGAGATCGAAAACATCCATCGCAATCTGCACCAGGGCAAGCATCTGGTCGAGGCGATTCTCGACGGAGCGGCGCAAATCGCCGTGCCGGCCTTTGTTTCCACGCTCTGCATCTGCATCGTGTTCGTGCCGGTGGTGTTTATCAGCGGGGCGGCGAAGTCGCTCTTCACGCCGATGGCCATGGCCGTGGTGTTCGCGATGATGACGAGCTATTTGCTGAGCCGAACGCTCGTGCCCACGATGGTACACTTCCTGCTGGCCCGCGAAGTCGAACTCTATGGCGGCGAGCCGGAAAAGGGCGCCGAGCATGTTGCGGTCAAGAAGAACGCCTTGTGGCGATTCCACGAGACGTTCGATCGGCAATTCGATCGGTTGCGAGATTTCTATGGCAATTGCCTTGCCTGGGCGCTCGCGAATCGAGCCGCGGTGGTCGGCGTTTTCGTGATTTTCGTCGCCCTGTCGGCCGGACTGTTTCCGATGATCGGGCGCGATTTCTTTCCGTCGGTCGACTCGGGTCAGATTCGCATGCACGTGCGAGCGCCGGCCGGCACCCGGATCGAAGAAACCGAGCGTTATTTCGCCCGTGTCGCCGAGGTGATCCGGCAGGTGATTCCGCCGAAAGAAATCAAAACGCTGATCGACAACATCGGCATACCGAATAGCGGCATCAATCTTTCGCTCAGCGACGGGGCATTGATGTCGGCCGCCGACGGCGAAATTCTGGTGACGCTCACGGAAGGCCACCGCCCGACGCCCGACTACGTGCGCGGATTGCGCAAAACATTGACCGACAAATTCCCCGATCTCACGTTCTTCTTCTCGCCTCCCGACATCGTAACGCAGGTGCTCAATTTCGGATTGCCAGCCCCGATCGACGTACAGTTGGTCGGCCCGCGCGGCAATATGATGAAGAACTACGAGATCGCTCGCCAACTGCGCAAGCGGGTGTCGGAAATACCCGGCGCGGTCGATGCTCATTTGCAGCAAGTGCCGCTCACGCCCGAACTGCAAGTGACGGCCGATCGCACGCTATTGAATCAATTCAAGCTGACGCAAAGCGATATCGCCAACGATCTGTTGGTCTCGCTCAGTTCGAGCGGTCAGACGGCCCCGAATTTCTGGCTCGATCCGAAAACCGGCGTGCAATATCCGCTCGCGGTGCAAACGCCGCAGTATAAGATCGACTCGATCAACGCGCTGGAAAGCACCCCGGTCAGCACCCCCACGAATCCGATTCCGCAACTCCTGGCCAACGTCGCCGGCGTGAGCCATCGATTGGGGCCGACCAACGTTACGCATTACAACGTGGCCGTCAGCTTCGACGTGCTGGCAAGCGTGCAAGACACCGATCTGGGGCGCGTCGCCAGCGCGATTGACAAATTGGTCGACGAGGTTCGGCCGACGCTGCCGCGTGGCACGACCGTCGTGGTTCGCGGCCAGGTGCAAACGATGAACACGTCGTTCGAAGGGCTCGGCTTTGGACTGATATTTGCCGTGCTGCTGGTCTACCTGTTGATGGTCGTGAATTTTCAATCGTGGATCGATCCGCTGATTATCTTGATGGCGTTGCCCGGGGCATTGTGCGGAATCTTGTGGATGCTGTTTGTCACCGGCACGACCGTGAATGTGCCGTCGCTGATGGGGGCGATCATGTGCATTGGCGTGGCCACGGCGAATTCGATCTTGCTGATCACGTTTGCCAACGACCAGCGCAAGCTCGGCAAAGACGCCCACGATGCGGCGTGGGCGGCGGGTGTCACGCGACTCCGGCCGGTGATCATGACCGCCCTGGCGATGATCATCGGCATGTTGCCAATGTCGTTTGGATTCGGCGAAGGGGGCGAGCAGAATGCGCCGCTGGCCCGAGCCGTGATCGGAGGCTTGATGATGGCCACATTTGCCACGCTGTTTTTCGTGCCCCTCGTTTATAGCACGCTGCGCAAGGCGACGCCGCATGCGACCTTGGATTTAGAAAGCATCGAACACTATGGCAAGTGAGCCCATAATCAGTCACAAACCCTCGGTTCCTTCTTCCGATCCGACGGAAGGAAACGGCCACGGCGCGCCGGCAGCCCACGGCGCGCCGGCAGCCCACGGCGCGCCGGCTCACGGCGCGCCGACTCATGGCTCGCCGCCAAACGGCTCGCCGCCAAACGGCGCCGGCCACGCGGCGCGGCAACAGCCGGCCGCACACGGTGCGCGCGTGAACGATGAAATCGGCGCCCCACCGGCCGCGCCGCATCCGAGCCGCTTTGCCCTGCTGCTGCTGGCCGGCTGCACGCTTGCCGTCTTGGCCGCGCTCTTCTTCTTCGGCCTCTTGCCAAGGCTGCACGAAGAAAACGTGCTGGCGGAGAATGCCGAGCAAATCACGACCGCGTTGCCGCGAGTGTCGGTCGGCAGTCCGAAGCAGTCGGCGGCAATTGTCGAAGTGCAATTGCCTGGCAATGTCGAGGCCCTGCAAGAAACGACCGTTTATCCGCGCACCAGCGGCTATTTGAAAAACTGGCTCGTCGATATCGGCGACGATGTGAAGGCGGGGCAATTGCTGGCCGTGATCGACACCCCCGACGTCGACCAGCAACTCGACAAGGCAAAGGCCACCTTGAGCCAATTGCGGGCTCAGCAAATTCGGGCGGAATCCGATCTAAGGCTCGCGGATACGACGCTGGTGCGCTATCAATCGCTCGATCGCGACAACGCCGTCAGCAAGCTCGAGCTCGATCAGCGCCGCAGCGCCGCGGAAACGGCCCGATCGGCGCTTGCCGCGGCGCAGGCGAACGTCGTGGGCGGGCAAGCCGACGTCGATCGGCTGACGACGCTGCAAGATTTCTCCCGCGTCTACGCCCCGTTCGCCGGCACGATCACGGCCCGCAACATCGAAGTCGGCCAACTGCTCACCGATGGCAACGGCGCGAGCCAATCGCTATTTCATATCGCCAAGACGAATCCGGTGCGCGTGTTCGTCAACGTGCCGCAGATTTATTCGCCGGGCGTCAAGGTGGGGCTCGAAGCGGAACTCGTCGTGCGTGAAATGCCGCATCGCAAATTCGTCGGCAAAGTCACGCGCACCGCTCGTGCTCTCGACCCCGCCACCCGTACGCTGCTCACGGAAATCGAAGTTCCCAACGACGATCGGGCCCTGCTCACGAATGCCTATGTGCAGGTGCGGATGCGCGTGGCCCGCGACGATCCGCCGCTTTTGATTCCGCCTGCGGCACTGGTTTACAACGCGGACGGAACTCGCGTGGCGGTGCTCGATTCGAGCGCGCATGTCCATTTTCAACCCGTCGAAGTCGAAGGGGATTTTGGCTCCGAGGTGGGCATCTCGTCCGGTTTGACGGCGCAAGACCGCATCGTCACCAATCCCGGCGCCCGGCTGGCCGACGGCGAAGCGGTGCAGGTCGACGCGCCGAAGGCCGCCGACAAAGCCGAGCCCATCGCGAAATCGGATTCGCATTAAAGGCTGCACAAGAATACGCTCGCTTCCACGTTCGTCCCTCGCTGGCGCTTCGGGCTAGTATTCGCTTGGGCATCGCGCACGCTAGCCCGAAGCGTTAGCGAGCGACGCACGGCGATCGGCGATCCAGTTCTCCCGCACACGATTGCAGCCAACACGCCGGCAAATCTTGGTAGAATGCCGGTCGTGCGTCGCGTGCAATCCAGGAGGAATATCCATGGCCACGCTTGTTACCGATCCCGGACTTGAACGGCAAATCCGCGCGCAGCGCGCGGAATGGGGCGGCGACCGCTACGACGAAGTTTGGGAGGGCACCTACTTGATGAACCCATCGCCGAATCTCGAACACGCGGAAATCCAAGCGGGACTTTCAACCGCATTTCGCCTCGTCCTCGGACTTTTGCATCCGGCCAAGGTCTATCCGGGCATCAATGTCAGCGATCGAGCCGACGATTGGACGAAGAATTATCGCTGCCCGGATGTGGTGGTGATCTTTCCCACGAACCCCGGCCGCGACTGCGGCGCTTATTTTCTTGGCGGCCCCGACCTGCTGGTGGAGATTCTCGGTCCTTACGATCCGAGCCGCGAAAAGATCGCATTTTACGAGCGGATCGGCGTGCGCGAGCTGTTGATCGTCGATCGCGATCCGTGGCGACTGGAGTTGCACCGGCTGCGCAACGGCAAACTGCAATTGGTCGGCCGAGCCGAGCTCGAAGCGGCCGACGTATTGGCGAGCGATGTGTTGCCGGTGTCGCTGCGGTTGGTGAGCGGCGCGGAGCGGCCGAGAATCGAAGTGCGCCATGCCGATGGCGCCCAACAATGGCTCGCCTGATGGCTGATGTTCAGCGCGATCGGTGTCACCGCGATCGGTATGGTGGAATCGGCGGTGGCGGCGGCGGCAATTCGGGGAGCTCGGCGAGATAAACGCTCGAGGCCCCATTCATCCACGCGAAGTAGGGATCGATCCGCTTCGGCCAAAGCAGCCGAGAGCAAATAACGCCGTAAATCGCCCCGCCGATGATCAGCCCGCAGCCGGCCAGAATTGTCGGCCAGCCAAAGTCTTGCGTCTGACGATCGTCGAGCAAGCATGCGCCGTAAATGATTGCGCCGATTCCGCCGAAGAACAGCAGCCACGCGACCAGTAGAATGCGGTTCCGCTGCGCCCGATGTCGCCGGCAAACGCCGGTTTGCAAAACGACGCTTTGGCGAACGATCATGCTCACGATAATGAAAATGATCGGGCTGATGATCAGGATATAGAGCCACGGGCTGTGCCAATAGTGAGTTTGCCGCTTTCGCCGGCCGGCCATCGGCTCGTTGCATTTGACGCAACGATCCGGGAGCAGGCTCCCCTTTCGCACGACAAGCAAATTGGCCTCGCGCCATACGCCGTCGGCAAACGGACCGGACTCCGTCTCCGGCACAAGACTGGCAACCGGCGCAGCGTAAGGATTCAGATTTTCCTCGGACATGATAGCCCCGGCAGAATGCAAATGAGATGCGACGGACGGAATGCCCGTAAGCGGGCGGCTGCGTTCGCGCGTCTGCCACTGGTGTCGTGTGCCACTGGCGTCGCGTCGTGTGCCACTGGCAAGCGCAGTCTGCCAGTGTGGGCGCAATAACCTGCCGCTTCGCCGACCCTGGCTTATTTTATAATCCGTATCGGGCATCGCAAGCAAATTTCTCGCGCGATCGCAATTCGGAAGCTTCTCGAATTGGATTTTGCTTGCGACGAATTTCTTCGGGAATCAGCGAGATGAGGCCTGTTCGCCCCGCCGGCACTGGCCGACTGCGCTGGCCAGTGGCACACCGTCACCGGCGAGGGGCACAACGGTCCCAGGCCAAGTGGCACACCGTCACCGGCGAGTCGCGCACCGGTTGTCAGCATGGCCCGGCCCTGCGAATATAATGGAGCCTGACACGGCTAAGGATCGAGCGAAAAATAACTTCTCCCAACCACCCTCTCCCCTTGCGGGAGAGGGCAGGGTGAGGGGTTTCAAACAATCGGAAGTTATTTTTCGGTCGATCCTGACTGAAATCCGAATTCGCAGAGATTTGCAATGCAACCCTATCACGGGCATTATTTTCCGCTGGCTTGGCCGTTTCTGCTTGGCCTATTTCTGCTGCTCGGATTTCTGATCGCGATGGTGGAGATCGGAATTCTCCGCTATGCGTATGAAAAAATCGGCATCACGCGGCGATCGGCGTTTTTGCTGCTGCTGCTCTCCTTGTTCGGCAGCTACGTGAATATTCCCGTGGCGCGGTTTCCGCCGGAGCATGTCGAATCGGATAAGGATGTTTGGTTCGCGGGAATGCACTACATCATTCCGGCCGTTCAGGATTGGCCGGGTACGATCATTGCGATCAACGTCGGCGGGGCCCTGATTCCGACGCTGCTGTCGCTGTACCTCGTCGTCAAAAACAGCATCTACATTCGCAGCGTGATCGGCGTGGCGGCGGTGGCTTGGATCGTGCATCAATTTGCCCAGCCCGTGAAGGGACTGGGGATCAGCGTGCCGATGTACGTTCCGCCGATCGCGGCCGTGGTGACGGCGATGATTCTTTCCTGGCGGAATGCGGCGCCGCTGGGCTACATCGTGGGAAGCCTTGGCACTTTGATCGGCGCCGATTTGATGAATCTCGAGCGGGTTCGCGGCCTTGGCGCGCCGGTGGCGTCGATCGGTGGAGCGGGCACGTTCGACGGCGTGTTTCTGGCCGGCATCATTGCGGTGCTGCTGGCGCCGACCGTGAGCCACACGATCAGCAAAACCACGCAAACGCCGGAGCAAACTGCCGAGCCGGAGCCGCCGCGCGATGCCGGTTATTGACGCGTTCTATTCCCTTTGGCTTGTCGGCCAACGACGTCGACTCGCAGCGCCGCACTGGCCGATTGCGCTGGCCAGTGGCACGCCGCCGTCCGTGAGCCCCGTCCATTCAGCATCGGCCGCAGATTCGGAACCGCTCAGCGCTGCCCGCCGCCTTGCTTCCACCACGGATGCGCTTTGACCGCCGCGGCGAAATTTTCCAACTCGCCATAGTTGTTCTGCCACGTGGTGTACATCACGGCATTGGCCGATGGCACCTTCGCCGCCGAATCGAGCCAAGCCCGCAGGTCCGAAAGCGGCGCGTCGTAGTAGCCGGCGATCAACAGCGAATGGCCTCGATCGGCGAAGAACTTCAGGCTTTCATCGCGATGGCCGAAATTCCAGTCCGCCACGTGAACGCTTGGATCCAGCCCTTTCCACGAGCCGATCAGGCTGCCGTTGACGAGGTAATAGTTTTTCACGGCATTGTGGTGTGGATCGAACATGTCGCTCCAGGCATACACCTCGCCTCCGGGGTTCACGTCGTGCAGAATCTGCGTGCAGGCTTTGACGTTGGCCGCCAGCAGCGGGCCGGCGTCGAGATGGCGGCGTTCGGAAGCCGCATCCCAATTGAAGATGCGGATCTCATCATGTTCCATGAAATAGGCCTTCGCCCCGAAAGCGGCGTGCATCCGCCGGGCCTGATCGCGCAGCAGTTCCATCGTCTTCGGCTCCGAAAGCGCGATCATCACCGACCCGCCGTAAATGATCATCGGATGATAATACGACACCCGCAGCCGCGTGCCGTCGGGAAGCTTCGCATGGATCGTCGGCGGTGCGTGATACAAATCGTATTCGCCCGGGTAAGGATTGTTGCCCAGATGCGGATCGACGACTCGTTCGAAATCGGTCCCTTCCACGAGCGCCGCGCCGGGCGTCGCCGAGCCGCCGACGGATGAATCGTCGTGGCGAACCGTCAGCGGCGCTCCAGGCCGCCGCAACACGTTCAATAGCCCGACCTCTTCCAAATGCGCA
This genomic stretch from Pirellulales bacterium harbors:
- a CDS encoding efflux RND transporter periplasmic adaptor subunit, with the protein product MASEPIISHKPSVPSSDPTEGNGHGAPAAHGAPAAHGAPAHGAPTHGSPPNGSPPNGAGHAARQQPAAHGARVNDEIGAPPAAPHPSRFALLLLAGCTLAVLAALFFFGLLPRLHEENVLAENAEQITTALPRVSVGSPKQSAAIVEVQLPGNVEALQETTVYPRTSGYLKNWLVDIGDDVKAGQLLAVIDTPDVDQQLDKAKATLSQLRAQQIRAESDLRLADTTLVRYQSLDRDNAVSKLELDQRRSAAETARSALAAAQANVVGGQADVDRLTTLQDFSRVYAPFAGTITARNIEVGQLLTDGNGASQSLFHIAKTNPVRVFVNVPQIYSPGVKVGLEAELVVREMPHRKFVGKVTRTARALDPATRTLLTEIEVPNDDRALLTNAYVQVRMRVARDDPPLLIPPAALVYNADGTRVAVLDSSAHVHFQPVEVEGDFGSEVGISSGLTAQDRIVTNPGARLADGEAVQVDAPKAADKAEPIAKSDSH
- a CDS encoding TetR/AcrR family transcriptional regulator codes for the protein MRYTSDHKRQTHERIVAEASRLFREEGYKGSSVDAVMQAAQLTPGGFYAHFEDKDALLAEVLESCILRQGRRLAADAPLAEGSFEDWIDYYLSTGHLNRPGSGCPLPSLTSEIARQPAKVRRAFTEAMRLRLAELSRAAPGDTEEIRSERAIATLASVMGAVTLARALDDPSLGDRILRTVRGAVLAQLGLPQETPQETPQIKPQIKPQEESAASGDLADGAGSQAGPARKKRKPSRRSPAATE
- a CDS encoding Uma2 family endonuclease, whose translation is MATLVTDPGLERQIRAQRAEWGGDRYDEVWEGTYLMNPSPNLEHAEIQAGLSTAFRLVLGLLHPAKVYPGINVSDRADDWTKNYRCPDVVVIFPTNPGRDCGAYFLGGPDLLVEILGPYDPSREKIAFYERIGVRELLIVDRDPWRLELHRLRNGKLQLVGRAELEAADVLASDVLPVSLRLVSGAERPRIEVRHADGAQQWLA
- a CDS encoding DUF1614 domain-containing protein yields the protein MQPYHGHYFPLAWPFLLGLFLLLGFLIAMVEIGILRYAYEKIGITRRSAFLLLLLSLFGSYVNIPVARFPPEHVESDKDVWFAGMHYIIPAVQDWPGTIIAINVGGALIPTLLSLYLVVKNSIYIRSVIGVAAVAWIVHQFAQPVKGLGISVPMYVPPIAAVVTAMILSWRNAAPLGYIVGSLGTLIGADLMNLERVRGLGAPVASIGGAGTFDGVFLAGIIAVLLAPTVSHTISKTTQTPEQTAEPEPPRDAGY
- a CDS encoding efflux RND transporter permease subunit codes for the protein MWIVRLALRRPYTFVVMAMLIAILGVVTIVRMPTDIFPEIQIPVISVIWNYTGISPDDMETRIVGSFERIVVSTVSGIEHIESQSLNGVAVVKIFLQPGADIDGAISQTTSSAEAALKTMPPGIFPPLVLKYSASNVPILQVSLGSDSLSEQQLFDLATNSLRPGMATVPGAQIPYPYGGKVRQIMVDIDPEKLVAFNVSAADVSNAINAQNLILPAGTAKIGQQEYNVRLNSSPTAVAAIGDLPIKTIGLRTIYIRDVAHVRDGFTPQTNVVHVDGHRGVLQPILKSGASTLDIVSGVKARLPSLLKTMPESLKVSLLGDQSIFVRAAVNGVIKEAAIAAGLTGLMILLFLGSWRSTLIVVISIPLSILVSIIVLSFLGHTLNVMTLGGMALAVGILVDDATVEIENIHRNLHQGKHLVEAILDGAAQIAVPAFVSTLCICIVFVPVVFISGAAKSLFTPMAMAVVFAMMTSYLLSRTLVPTMVHFLLAREVELYGGEPEKGAEHVAVKKNALWRFHETFDRQFDRLRDFYGNCLAWALANRAAVVGVFVIFVALSAGLFPMIGRDFFPSVDSGQIRMHVRAPAGTRIEETERYFARVAEVIRQVIPPKEIKTLIDNIGIPNSGINLSLSDGALMSAADGEILVTLTEGHRPTPDYVRGLRKTLTDKFPDLTFFFSPPDIVTQVLNFGLPAPIDVQLVGPRGNMMKNYEIARQLRKRVSEIPGAVDAHLQQVPLTPELQVTADRTLLNQFKLTQSDIANDLLVSLSSSGQTAPNFWLDPKTGVQYPLAVQTPQYKIDSINALESTPVSTPTNPIPQLLANVAGVSHRLGPTNVTHYNVAVSFDVLASVQDTDLGRVASAIDKLVDEVRPTLPRGTTVVVRGQVQTMNTSFEGLGFGLIFAVLLVYLLMVVNFQSWIDPLIILMALPGALCGILWMLFVTGTTVNVPSLMGAIMCIGVATANSILLITFANDQRKLGKDAHDAAWAAGVTRLRPVIMTALAMIIGMLPMSFGFGEGGEQNAPLARAVIGGLMMATFATLFFVPLVYSTLRKATPHATLDLESIEHYGK